The proteins below come from a single Gammaproteobacteria bacterium genomic window:
- the pheS gene encoding phenylalanine--tRNA ligase subunit alpha — MQELDNLLKEALSEIRDCADVAGLESLRVGYLGKKGSLTALLKSLGKLSAADRPRAGQAINDAKRLVQEAIAERREHLNALAVEAELGTETVDVTLPGRGIAAGGTHPVTRTLQRIEDLFAQIGFEVREGPEIEDDYHNFEALNIPEHHPARAMHDTFYFDHRHLLRTHTSPVQIRVMEDMSSRPPIRIVAPGRVYRCDSDLTHSPMFHQVEGLLVDETVAFSDLKGVVDQFLRAFFEQDDLATRFRPSYFPFTEPSAEVDIQCVICGGSGCRVCSRSGWLEIMGCGMVHPRVFEHVGIDSERYNGYAFGMGVERLAMLRYGVNDLRLFFENDMRFLKLFN; from the coding sequence GTGCAGGAACTGGACAACCTTCTGAAAGAGGCGCTCAGCGAGATACGGGACTGCGCCGATGTCGCGGGTCTCGAGTCGTTGCGCGTCGGTTATCTTGGCAAGAAAGGTTCCCTGACGGCCCTGCTGAAGTCCCTGGGAAAGCTTTCCGCCGCCGATCGGCCACGTGCCGGCCAGGCGATCAACGACGCGAAGCGCCTGGTGCAGGAGGCCATCGCGGAGCGTCGCGAGCATCTGAACGCGCTGGCGGTCGAGGCGGAGCTTGGCACGGAGACCGTTGACGTGACCTTGCCAGGGCGGGGAATCGCGGCGGGGGGAACGCACCCGGTCACGCGAACGTTGCAGCGTATCGAGGACCTGTTCGCCCAGATCGGGTTCGAGGTTCGCGAGGGCCCGGAGATCGAGGATGACTATCACAATTTCGAGGCGCTGAACATCCCCGAGCACCATCCCGCACGGGCGATGCACGACACCTTTTACTTTGACCATCGCCACCTGTTGCGCACGCACACCTCGCCCGTGCAGATCAGGGTGATGGAGGACATGTCCTCCAGGCCGCCGATCCGTATCGTTGCACCGGGACGGGTATACCGCTGCGACTCGGACCTCACCCACAGCCCCATGTTCCACCAGGTCGAGGGTCTCCTGGTCGACGAGACGGTCGCGTTCTCCGATCTCAAGGGTGTCGTCGACCAGTTCCTGCGCGCGTTTTTCGAGCAGGACGACCTGGCGACCCGTTTCAGGCCATCCTATTTTCCCTTCACGGAGCCCTCCGCCGAGGTCGATATCCAATGCGTCATCTGTGGTGGCTCGGGATGCCGGGTGTGCAGCCGTTCCGGCTGGCTGGAGATCATGGGTTGCGGCATGGTCCATCCCAGGGTCTTCGAGCACGTCGGTATCGATAGCGAACGCTACAACGGCTACGCCTTCGGCATGGGTGTGGAACGCCTGGCGATGCTGCGTTACGGCGTCAACGATCTTCGGCTTTTTTTCGAGAATGACATGAGATTCCTAAAATTATTCAATTAG
- the rplT gene encoding 50S ribosomal protein L20 has protein sequence MSRVKRGVTAHARHKKVLGKAKGYYGARSKVFRVAKQAVTKAGQYAYRDRRQRKRQFRALWIVRINAAARQFGLSYSRLIDGLNKASVEIDRKVLADIAVNDIEAFGKIAEKAKAAHAA, from the coding sequence ATGTCCAGAGTAAAACGTGGCGTTACCGCCCACGCGCGCCACAAGAAGGTGCTCGGAAAGGCCAAAGGCTATTATGGGGCGCGCAGCAAGGTCTTTCGGGTTGCCAAGCAGGCCGTCACGAAGGCCGGCCAGTACGCCTACCGCGACCGCAGGCAACGCAAACGGCAGTTCCGCGCCTTGTGGATCGTCAGGATCAACGCGGCCGCGCGGCAGTTCGGTCTGTCCTACAGCCGCCTGATTGACGGTCTGAACAAGGCCTCCGTGGAAATCGACCGCAAGGTACTCGCCGACATCGCAGTCAACGACATCGAGGCCTTCGGCAAGATCGCCGAGAAGGCAAAGGCGGCGCACGCGGCTTGA
- the rpmI gene encoding 50S ribosomal protein L35, giving the protein MPKLKTNRGAAKRFKRTASGRYRCKQSHLNHILTKKSTKRKRHLRAAATVAAADVPAVRRMLPNN; this is encoded by the coding sequence ATGCCAAAGTTGAAGACCAATCGTGGTGCGGCCAAGCGGTTCAAGCGGACCGCAAGCGGGAGATACCGCTGCAAGCAGTCGCACCTGAATCATATTCTGACCAAGAAGAGCACCAAGCGTAAGCGCCATCTGCGCGCCGCCGCGACGGTGGCCGCCGCCGATGTCCCGGCGGTGCGTCGTATGCTGCCGAACAACTAG
- the infC gene encoding translation initiation factor IF-3, translating to MSAAKEHRLNRDIQEREVRLIDADGENKGVVSIFDALRSAEEADLDLVEIVPTAKPPVCRVMDYGKFKFEQNKKAQAAKKKQKQIHLKEIKFRPGTDEGDYKVKVRKLIGFLSDGDKAKVTIRFRGREMAHQGRGSDLLDRIEQDLSEVGAVEQRPKMEGRQMVMVLGPRK from the coding sequence ATCAGCGCAGCAAAGGAGCACCGACTCAATCGGGACATTCAGGAACGCGAAGTCCGGTTGATTGACGCCGACGGGGAGAACAAGGGCGTCGTATCCATTTTTGATGCTCTCAGGTCCGCCGAGGAAGCGGATCTGGATCTCGTCGAGATCGTGCCGACAGCCAAGCCGCCCGTGTGCCGGGTGATGGACTACGGTAAGTTCAAGTTCGAGCAGAACAAGAAGGCGCAGGCAGCCAAGAAAAAACAGAAACAGATCCACCTTAAGGAGATCAAGTTTCGGCCCGGTACCGACGAGGGGGACTACAAGGTCAAGGTGCGCAAGCTCATCGGTTTCCTGAGCGATGGCGACAAGGCCAAGGTCACGATCCGGTTCCGCGGTCGCGAGATGGCGCATCAGGGACGCGGTTCGGACCTTCTGGACCGGATCGAGCAGGATCTTTCTGAGGTCGGCGCCGTCGAACAGCGTCCCAAGATGGAGGGACGGCAGATGGTGATGGTGCTGGGACCGAGAAAGTAG
- the thrS gene encoding threonine--tRNA ligase: MPEITLPDGSRRQFEQAVSIQEIAAGIGPGLAKVALAGTVNGRLVDTSHVVSQDAEISIVTPRDEAGVEVIRHSTAHLLAQAVKQLFPEAQVTIGPVIDNGFYYDFAFERPFTPEDLEKIEARMKALSGEDIRVERTEMPREEAVDFFRGMGEAYKAEIIEDIPQGEVISLYRQGDFIDLCRGPHVPSTGKLGAFKLTKLAGAYWRGDSRNEMLQRIYGTAWPDKKQLKAYLHRLEEAEKRDHRRLGRAMGLFHFQEEAPGMVFWHQRGWTLYRLVEGYIRDVLAGAGYEEVQTPEVLDRSLWEKSGHWDKFADMIFATHSENREYAIKPMNCPGHVQIFNQGLRSYRDLPLRLAEFGTVHRNEPSGTLHGLMRARRFVQDDAHIFCTEEQLEQEVGDLIDLTFRVYKDFGFRDVKLALSTRPEQRVGEDSLWDKAEEGLARTLENRGLGYKLQPGEGAFYGPKIEFTLLDSIGREWQCGTIQVDFSMPGRLGAQYVAEDGSRQVPVMIHRAILGSMERFIGILIEHNAGLLPLWIAPTQAVIMNITDRQAEYAESVRETLTGQGFRVVSDLRNEKIGFKIREQTLQRVPYLLIVGDREVETGTVAVRTRSGEDLGDMSIEDLSRKFAGEIASRGHSALED; encoded by the coding sequence ATGCCGGAAATCACACTTCCCGACGGCAGCCGCCGTCAGTTCGAACAAGCCGTTTCTATTCAGGAGATCGCCGCAGGTATCGGGCCTGGCCTGGCGAAGGTCGCGCTCGCCGGTACGGTGAACGGTCGGCTGGTCGATACCTCACATGTCGTGTCGCAGGACGCGGAGATCAGTATCGTCACGCCAAGGGACGAGGCGGGTGTCGAGGTGATCCGTCACTCCACCGCGCATCTGCTGGCCCAGGCGGTCAAGCAACTGTTTCCCGAGGCACAGGTGACCATCGGGCCGGTGATCGACAACGGCTTCTACTATGATTTCGCCTTCGAGCGGCCGTTTACACCGGAAGATCTGGAGAAGATCGAGGCGCGCATGAAGGCGCTGTCCGGAGAGGATATCCGGGTCGAGAGGACGGAGATGCCCCGCGAGGAGGCGGTCGATTTCTTCCGCGGCATGGGCGAGGCGTACAAGGCCGAGATCATCGAGGACATTCCGCAGGGTGAGGTTATCTCACTTTACCGGCAGGGTGATTTCATCGATCTCTGCCGCGGACCGCATGTTCCTTCCACCGGCAAGCTCGGGGCGTTCAAGCTGACCAAGCTGGCCGGCGCATACTGGCGGGGCGATTCGCGCAACGAGATGCTGCAGCGTATCTACGGTACCGCCTGGCCCGACAAGAAGCAGCTCAAGGCCTATCTGCATCGGCTGGAAGAGGCGGAGAAACGGGACCACCGCCGACTGGGCAGGGCGATGGGATTGTTCCATTTCCAGGAAGAAGCCCCCGGCATGGTCTTCTGGCACCAACGCGGATGGACCCTCTACCGGCTGGTCGAGGGATACATTCGCGATGTCCTCGCCGGGGCAGGGTACGAGGAGGTCCAGACCCCTGAGGTACTGGACCGTTCGCTGTGGGAGAAGTCGGGCCACTGGGACAAGTTCGCCGACATGATCTTCGCGACCCATTCGGAGAATCGGGAATACGCGATCAAGCCCATGAACTGTCCGGGCCATGTGCAGATCTTCAACCAGGGGCTGCGCAGCTACCGCGACCTGCCGCTCAGGTTGGCCGAGTTCGGCACGGTGCATCGCAACGAACCCTCCGGCACCCTGCACGGCCTGATGCGGGCGCGCCGGTTCGTTCAGGACGACGCCCACATCTTCTGCACGGAGGAGCAGCTCGAACAGGAGGTCGGTGACCTGATCGACCTCACCTTCCGCGTCTACAAGGACTTCGGGTTCAGGGACGTGAAGCTCGCCCTGTCCACGCGTCCCGAGCAGCGGGTTGGTGAGGATTCGCTCTGGGACAAGGCCGAGGAGGGGTTGGCGCGGACACTCGAAAACCGGGGGCTGGGGTACAAGCTGCAGCCGGGCGAGGGGGCATTCTACGGGCCCAAGATCGAGTTCACGCTGCTCGACAGCATCGGGCGCGAGTGGCAGTGCGGCACGATACAGGTCGATTTTTCCATGCCAGGACGCCTGGGGGCGCAGTACGTCGCCGAGGACGGTTCCCGACAGGTACCCGTGATGATTCATCGCGCCATCCTGGGCTCCATGGAGCGATTTATCGGTATCCTGATCGAGCACAACGCCGGATTGCTGCCCTTGTGGATCGCACCGACCCAGGCGGTGATCATGAATATCACCGACCGCCAGGCCGAATATGCCGAATCGGTTCGAGAGACCCTGACAGGACAGGGTTTCAGGGTGGTTTCCGACTTGAGAAATGAGAAGATTGGCTTTAAGATTCGCGAGCAAACCTTGCAGCGGGTGCCCTATCTGTTGATCGTCGGGGACCGCGAGGTAGAAACCGGAACGGTGGCCGTACGCACGCGGTCCGGTGAAGATCTGGGCGACATGTCCATCGAGGACCTTTCCCGGAAATTCGCCGGAGAGATCGCGTCACGCGGCCATTCTGCTTTGGAGGATTGA